From Triticum urartu cultivar G1812 chromosome 2, Tu2.1, whole genome shotgun sequence, a single genomic window includes:
- the LOC125539959 gene encoding ribosomal RNA processing protein 1 homolog translates to MAAAAASAEAAAITRRLASCNAGARERAVRHLLADFLPASAPHLSATDLLKLWKGLFFCFWHADKPLYQADLASRLAAAVSAAATPAVAADFLAAYLATIRREWSAIDVHRLDKFYLLNRRFLHHAFLFLGARSFAPDVTAQIVSVISEKAVLPEADNATGRGLGYHVADVFLDEILPVLPVSLKSMELLLAPFFTVLEKSTDRVLVSKVRSSLFERFLESGSQLLEMTRKGEEMEKGSVEEKLGKVGLLFGFSKRFLDIGASAKTVQGNRKVVFGLRDAFVKLEKGLELSGVKISEPEFQGTQVPMVAVVENGMDLDEAKVEKKRKKKKAKKAALVEGGEEEEVKALKQEKKVKKDKNKKEKKEKKKKNKVEDSDGGDSSEQSIDATSEDQQMGDATDAITFDEALMSNLQKQFEKAAAEAGMPVTPVTAKVAKKRKRSKSSDRSSEVSGGGVGSQGNVPAQDGDKSGKKVRFSMKSNLVWNPPTPLPPQCLRLPPSATPRGSALKSGVRPGPIKESSTPVKKAKAKAKSAKKLLKKSPSSAVKRLRKLQTFSA, encoded by the coding sequence atggccgccgccgccgcctccgcggAGGCCGCCGCCATCACGCGGCGCCTGGCCTCCTGCAACGCCGGCGCCCGCGAGCGCGCCGTCCGCCACCTCCTCGCCGACTTCCTCCCCGCCTCCGCGCCGCACCTCTCCGCCACCGACCTGCTCAAGCTCTGGAAGGGCCTCTTCTTCTGCTTCTGGCACGCCGACAAGCCGCTCTACCAGGCCGACCTTGCCTCCCGCCTCGCCGCCGCAGTCTCCGCCGCCGCGacgcccgccgtcgccgccgactTCCTCGCCGCCTACCTCGCCACCATCCGCCGCGAGTGGTCCGCCATCGACGTCCACCGCCTCGACAAGTTCTACCTCCTCAACCGCCGGTTCCTCCACCACGCCTTCCTCTTCCTCGGCGCCCGCTCCTTCGCGCCCGACGTCACGGCCCAGATCGTCTCCGTCATCTCGGAGAAGGCCGTCCTACCGGAGGCCGACAACGCCACCGGTCGTGGACTCGGGTACCATGTCGCCGATGTGTTCCTCGACGAGATCTTGCCCGTGCTCCCGGTTAGCCTGAAGTCGATGGAGCTGCTGTTGGCCCCCTTCTTCACTGTGCTGGAGAAGTCGACCGACAGGGTGCTGGTGAGTAAGGTTAGGTCCAGCTTGTTTGAGAGGTTTCTGGAGAGCGGCAGTCAGCTGCTTGAGATGACGAGGAAAGGTGAAGAGATGGAGAAGGGGAGCGTGGAGGAGAAGCTTGGGAAGGTCGGGCTGTTGTTTGGATTCAGCAAGAGATTCCTGGATATCGGGGCGAGTGCTAAGACCGTGCAGGGAAATCGGAAGGTGGTGTTTGGGCTGAGGGATGCGTTTGTTAAGCTCGAAAAGGGATTGGAGCTGTCTGGTGTTAAGATCTCTGAGCCAGAGTTTCAGGGCACTCAGGTGCCAATGGTGGCAGTGGTAGAAAATGGCATGGATTTGGATGAGGCAAAGGTggaaaagaagaggaagaagaagaaggcaaaGAAGGCTGCATTAGTTGAAggtggggaggaggaggaggtcaagGCTCTGAAGCAAGAGAAGAAGGTGAAGAAagacaagaacaagaaggagaaaaaagaaaagaagaagaaaaataaggtTGAGGATAGTGATGGAGGGGATAGCAGTGAGCAGAGTATAGATGCCACATCAGAGGACCAGCAGATGGGCGATGCCACTGATGCCATTACATTTGATGAGGCTTTGATGTCCAATCTTCAAAAGCAGTTTGAGAAGGCTGCTGCAGAAGCCGGGATGCCGGTGACACCAGTTACTGCTAAAGTGGCAAAGAAGAGGAAGCGCTCAAAATCTTCCGATAGGTCATCAGAAGTTTCTGGTGGAGGTGTTGGCAGCCAAGGTAATGTTCCTGCTCAGGATGGAGATAAGAGTGGTAAGAAAGTGAGGTTCTCAATGAAGAGTAATCTAGTTTGGAACCCTCCTACTCCTTTACCACCACAGTGCTTGAGGCTCCCACCATCTGCTACTCCAAGAGGGAGTGCACTAAAAAGTGGAGTTCGGCCTGGGCCTATAAAGGAAAGCTCCAcgccggtgaagaaggccaaggcaaAAGCAAAGTCTGCaaagaagttgttgaagaagaGCCCTTCCTCTGCTGTGAAGCGCTTGCGGAAGTTGCAAACCTTCTCCGCGTGA
- the LOC125539956 gene encoding uncharacterized protein LOC125539956: protein MSKRDRHRGGGGAPLTPEEQEDQDIEDAVQKRLKTEFSKLKGAENRCKRAFTEAGMRGTLVAEEQKTIVSQSLPKFELKVDCSAQEFTAYIEKRRTHIRKVASYNFGERIVSTPPDHIVTFSMTEMMETPDPNSPAVSVLQLLCCDWSGYFTLFRETPDYSQDPKKRYEKGGFLTFAGMTKKMQFPDIFGPITELQQYKESYTDVTKVEIFKGFLKRMTYEVRKLNVLNCRSY, encoded by the exons ATGTCGAAGCGGGACAGACACAGGGGAGGTGGAGGAGCTCCACTTACCCCGGAGGAGCAGGAGGACCAGGACATCGAGGATGCGGTGCAGAAGCGCCTGAAGACTGAATTCAGCAAGCTCAAGGGGGCGGAGAATAGGTGCAAGCGCGCTTTCACAGAGGCGGGTATGAGAGGTACCCTTGTCGCAGAGGAGCAGAAAACTATTGTT AGTCAAAGTCTTCCAAAGTTTGAGCTTAAAGTTGATTGTTCTGCGCAAGAATTTACGGCGTACATTGAGAAAAGGAGAACACACATTAGAAAGGTTGCCTCATACAATTTTGGGGAAAGAATTGTTTCAACACCACCTGATCATATT GTTACATTCAGTATGACCGAAATGATGGAAACACCAGACCCAAATTCTCCAGCAGTATCAGTGTTGCAATTGCTTTGCTGTGATTGGAGTGGGTATTTCACCCTCTTTAGAGAAACCCCCGACTACTCACAGGATCCTAAGAAGAGGTATGAGAAAGGTGGTTTCCTGACATTTGCTGGAATGACAAAGAAGATGCAGTTCCCAGATATTTTTGGACCCATCACCGAGTTGCAGCAATATAAAGAATCATACACAGATGT GACAAAGGTTGAAATATTCAAGGGCTTTCTTAAGAGAATGACCTACGAAGTCAGAAAGCTCAATGTTCTCAATTGCCGAAGCTATTAA
- the LOC125534251 gene encoding RING-H2 finger protein ATL43-like, translating to MMAMPSLASFTPAADVLGVPPPLPPPPGADVSVIVGVLTGVLLGLFLFLIYAKHCRQRGARGAAGRLGLGFRASSTCDRCRSGLSLSVVDALPIVRFGDMGGAAAAAQPECAVCLGSFDAAADELLRVLPKCRHAFHAGCVDTWLEAHSTCPVCRRRVGKEDAFAVIPKLEAGADHGDAEWYPAREAEMQIVVRRPA from the coding sequence ATGATGGCGATGCCGTCGTTGGCGTCCTTCACGCCGGCCGCCGACGTGTTGGGCGTGCCGcccccgctgccgccgccgccgggcgCGGACGTGTCCGTCATCGTGGGCGTGCTCACGGGCGTCCTCCTGGGgctcttcctcttcctcatctACGCCAAGCACTGCAGGCAACGCGGCGCCCGCGGCGCGGCCGGCCGCCTCGGCCTCGGGTTCCGGGCGTCGTCGACGTGCGACCGGTGCCGCTCCGGCCTGAGCCTCTCGGTCGTCGACGCGCTCCCGATCGTCAGGTTCGGGGACATGGGCGGCGCCGCGGCGGCCGCGCAGCCGGAGTGCGCGGTGTGCCTGGGCTCGTTCGACGCGGCCGCCGACGAGCTGCTCCGGGTGCTGCCCAAGTGCCGCCACGCGTTCCACGCGGGCTGCGTCGACACGTGGCTGGAGGCGCACTCGACGTGCCCCGtctgccgccgccgcgtcggcAAGGAGGACGCGTTCGCCGTGATCCCCAAGCTGGAGGCCGGCGCGGATCACGGTGACGCGGAGTGGTATCCGGCCCGCGAGGCGGAGATGCAGATCGTGGTGCGTCGACCGGCGTGA
- the LOC125539958 gene encoding uncharacterized protein LOC125539958, which yields MDTAGSSTGRSGESMFAEELYQAGICMRESIRWIEAQEGKMEEIAHSDSDYDNLPDFRMDMVVLTERIFQLWHRMGVVQRAGWIGNEGGSMETQSKIGDGGEMEAGGKSSKGSRSSASLELENLLHRSGILADGDRGGGADSEELLDFLAMETQEWIVSQSDSQLRWETVPELTTEILLNFEEVVVDIAKVFENKKIREEAMAVLRFGFRLPAFSEQIDELRHEMCNFL from the coding sequence ATGGACACCGCAGGGAGTTCGACGGGAAGGAGTGGCGAGTCCATGTTTGCCGAGGAGCTCTATCAGGCTGGAATCTGCATGCGGGAGAGTATCCGGTGGATCGAGGCCCAGGAGGGCAAGATGGAGGAGATTGCACATAGCGATTCTGACTATGATAATCTTCCGGATTTCAGAATGGATATGGTCGTCTTGACGGAGAGGATCTTCCAATTGTGGCACAGGATGGGCGTGGTACAGAGGGCCGGTTGGATCGGCAATGAAGGGGGATCGATGGAGACCCAGAGCAAGATTGGCGACGGCGGAGAGATGGAAGCTGGAGGGAAGTCGTCGAAGGGAAGCAGGAGTTCCGCATCCCTCGAACTCGAGAATCTGCTCCACCGTTCCGGAATCCTTGCCGACGGAGACAGAGGCGGAGGCGCAGACAGTGAGGAGCTGCTTGATTTCCTCGCAATGGAGACCCAGGAGTGGATCGTTAGCCAGTCAGACAGTCAACTCCGCTGGGAGACCGTGCCCGAATTGACAACCGAAATCCTGTTGAATTTTGAAGAAGTGGTCGTTGACATTGCTAAGGTATTTGAAAACAAGAAGATCCGGGAGGAGGCAATGGCAGTGCTAAGGTTCGGCTTCAGATTGCCGGCATTCTCTGAGCAGATCGATGAGCTGAGGCACGAGATGTGCAACTTTCTGTGA
- the LOC125538063 gene encoding uncharacterized protein LOC125538063: MMKFISEPYLSRISKLKLISDRITMLQRMDSDFDYKVKSTMIKLKSESFLSAMEDEFCRAGKEDSVEMEEKRFTAYHLYWERIWGKDGHSFENQTILSPMQFTHCTPRHIPIEAVAGSTLQIYSIKVSLVEPQKLPLEVYGVVAVRDAVDRHRNPLFLRSRQHCQILEENDSLLHLTGLVRAIVSTDTVYIEIQLIVKGATKSEDTALISTFGFYNADNSCTYLAKNALCTVELCCEQLKQSVQATILSVAVTPKQESLLFHGGRVVCYSVPEDGNEDIAAQVSSRQVLLLDSKGGRMPMASNDYLYLTRHVVSVELNGKLLVLIMAGSPSQTEITAQFLLKPEKYNTSKCEFPLADGSKAEITVAWSLVPLTMPQSGDSREDSGMATAGNSKGRSGESMLSEELCQAAIFMQKSICWTRALEKKMGKFGHYGSEEYKNLLGLKSVMYELSNKIFGRVDCEAQKRISTMQNACWISNKGKLTDTQTKIGDDIEMETGGKSSKGRSGEFELVRIGNEGRTVQTQSKIGDGCKSVSKQFNEQEQFKELPVSNLMSVAESVRNKIEKKQAETMTEEVVPRVSFKLGLLPWQFDELWDKMSLLVSTEPKFLAICMLIREPFARYCSTLKFISEVFNRLGEWVPDFGEQIESMRQDDEDKNMGGKVVNPHEAAKAAEEYYFNVYRRGWERRNSNFGSFEDPTLLSPMFFTRSLPGHTQVGTEVGRTMQVYYIKVAEREGYALEWPLKVYGVVAARDVVDYRRNILFLRTRDDCQILRRQDPFLHLTGPSRAIMSGGIMEPTVTIEVHLKLKGMLESKDRTLISKAFFYDEKDLDSGDIISTRVLRGLCEIELCCEQLEHSHQATILGVRVVRGSLPCGNGIKIVCSALPEDKTKGGGKRPSGCILLLDSQAGDMPVGEEGYLDLSRQVVSVKSRGRLEILMKAGEISGSVVFPTKFSNISRESCELGSCEVEITVAWSLLIENQYDISVMGAIQPYAWESIPRRPTMKLVGAC; the protein is encoded by the exons ATGATGAAGTTTATTTCTGAGCCGTACCTATCCCGTATCAGCAAATTGAAGTTGATCTCTGACCGTATCACTATGCTCCAGCGAATGGACTCGGACTTCGACTACAAAGTGAAATCAACGATGATTAAGCTGAAATCAGAATCTTTCTTGTCAGCCATGGAGGACGAGTTTTGCAGGGCAGGCAAAGAAGATTCCGTGGAGATGGAGGAGAAGAGATTCACTGCTTATCATCTCTACTGGGAACGTATATGGGGCAAGGATGGCCACAGCTTCGAAAATCAGA CGATATTGAGCCCCATGCAATTTACACATTGCACACCACGCCACATTCCAATTGAAGCTGTCGCAGGGAGTACCTTGCAGATCTACTCCATCAAAGTCTCACTAGTAGAACCCCAAAAGTTGCCACTGGAGGTGTATGGAGTGGTCGCAGTCCGTGATGCTGTGGACCGTCATCGCAACCCTCTATTCCTCCGTTCAAGACAGCACTGCCAAATCCTTGAAGAAAAT GATTCTTTATTGCACTTGACTGGCCTGGTTCGTGCAATTGTCTCGACGGATACTGTTTACATCGAAATCCAATTAATAGTGAAGGGCGCAACAAAATCTGAAGATACAGCATTGATCAGTACATTTGGCTTTTACAATGCTGATAATTCCTGTACCTATCTCGCTAAAAACGCCTTGTGCACAGTGGAGCTGTGCTGTGAGCAACTTAAACAGTCGGTCCAGGCTACTATCCTCAGTGTGGCTGTTACACCCAAACAGGAATCATTGCTTTTTCATGGTGGCAGAGTTGTTTGCTATTCAGTGCCTGAGGATGGTAATGAAGATATCGCTGCGCAAGTATCATCTAGGCAAGTTTTGCTGCTTGATTCGAAAGGTGGAAGAATGCCTATGGCAAGCAATGACTACCTTTATCTGACAAGACATGTAGTTTCTGTGGAATTAAATGGAAAGCTGCTAGTCCTCATAATGGCCGGTTCACCATCACAGACTGAGATTACTGCTCAATTCCTCCTTAAACCCGAAAAATACAACACAAGTAAATGCGAATTTCCCCTTGCTGATGGCTCTAAGGCTGAGATTACTGTTGCTTGGTCCCTTGTTCCCTTGACGATGCCACAGTCAGGTGACAGTCGTGAGGACAGTGGAATGGCGACTGCAGGAAATTCGAAGGGAAGGAGCGGCGAGTCCATGTTAAGCGAGGAGCTCTGTCAAGCTGCCATCTTCATGCAGAAGAGTATCTGCTGGACCCGGGCCCTGGAGAAGAAGATGGGGAAGTTTGGACACTACGGCTCCGAGGAATACAAGAACCTTCTAGGGTTGAAATCAGTTATGTATGAGTTGTCGAATAAGATCTTCGGTCGGGTCGACTGTGAGGCCCAGAAGAGGATCAGCACGATGCAGAATGCCTGTTGGATCAGCAATAAAGGGAAATTGACCGATACCCAGACAAAAATTGGCGACGACATAGAGATGGAAACCGGAGGGAAGTCGTCAAAGGGAAGGAGTGGCGAGTTTGAATTGGTGAGGATTGGCAACGAAGGCAGAACGGTGCAGACACAGAGCAAGATTGGTGATGGTTGCAAATCAGTCTCCAAGCAGTTCAATGAGCAGGAGCAGTTCAAGGAGCTGCCAGTCAGTAACTTGATGTCCGTAGCCGAGTCTGTCAGAAATAAGATTGAGAAGAAGCAGGCTGAGACCATGACGGAGGAGGTTGTGCCGAGGGTAAGCTTCAAATTAGGTTTGCTCCCCTGGCAGTTTGATGAGCTGTGGGACAAGATGAGCCTGCTAGTCTCAACAGAACCAAAATTTCTAGCGATATGCATGCTTATTAGAGAGCCCTTCGCACGCTATTGCTCCACATTGAAGTTTATCTCTGAAGTTTTCAACCGGCTTGGTGAATGGGTGCCAGATTTCGGAGAGCAAATAGAATCGATGAGGCAAGATGATGAGGACAAGAATATGGGTGGAAAAGTTGTGAATCCGCATGAGGCGGCAAAGGCGGCTGAGGAGTACTATTTCAATGTCTACCGTAGAGGCTGGGAACGTAGGAACAGCAACTTTGGCAGCTTCGAAGACCCAA CGTTATTGAGCCCCATGTTCTTTACCCGAAGCTTACCAGGCCACACCCAAGTGGGTACTGAAGTCGGGAGGACCATGCAGGTCTACTATATTAAAGTTGCAGAAAGAGAAGGCTATGCCCTTGAGTGGCCGCTGAAGGTATACGGTGTAGTCGCTGCACGAGATGTAGTGGACTATCGTCGCAACATTCTCTTCCTTCGCACGAGGGATGACTGCCAAATCCTCAGAAGACAG GATCCTTTTTTGCACTTGACTGGCCCTTCTCGTGCAATTATGTCTGGCGGCATAATGGAACCCACAGTTACGATTGAAGTCCACCTAAAACTTAAGGGCATGCTGGAGTCTAAAGATAGAACATTGATCAGTAAAGCCTTTTTTTATGATGAAAAAGATCTTGATAGTGGTGATATTATTTCCACCCGTGTCCTTCGTGGCCTTTGTGAAATAGAGTTATGCTGTGAGCAGCTTGAACATTCACACCAAGCCACTATCCTCGGTGTTCGTGTTGTACGGGGCTCATTGCCTTGTGGCAATGGCATCAAGATCGTTTGCTCCGCACTACCTGAGGACAAAACCAAAGGCGGTGGTAAGCGCCCATCTGGGTGTATTTTGCTGCTTGATTCACAAGCTGGAGATATGCCTGTGGGTGAAGAGGGTTATCTAGATCTGTCGAGGCAAGTTGTATCTGTAAAATCAAGAGGAAGGCTCGAAATTCTCATGAAGGCTGGAGAAATCAGTGGAAGTGTCGTCTTCCCAACCAAATTCAGCAACATAAGTCGAGAAAGTTGTGAGCTTGGTAGTTGTGAAGTGGAGATAACTGTTGCTTGGTCCTTGCTCATTGAAAACCAGTATGATATCTCGGTGATGGGAGCCATACAGCCTTATGCATGGGAATCAATTCCACGTAGGCCTACCATGAAGCTTGTTGGCGCTTGCTGA